Part of the Yersinia hibernica genome, AGATATCCAAATTCATAATGTAGGGTAAATGAAGATTTGTCTGTCAGCATGTGGATGTAAGCTCTATTTTGAGTTTCATCAAAACATGATCTAGATCAATTTATTTCGTTGGAGTGATTAAACAATAAACAGGCGTGGGCGTATATCGGAATGGAAGTGGACTTGATGTAAGAATATTCCTACGAAATTTTTATCTTATTAAATCCATTATTATCAATGTGTTAATTGTGAAATTAATGCTCAGAAATAATCATTTTTGATGGATCCGAGTGACGAAAAAAGCGGGAGATGGGTATCTGTTTGCTCTACCGCCATCGTGAGTCAGTTATCCTCGATATGAGGGAGAAAATACACGCTTATTAGCATTGGTGTATTCTCTTTTATTTGTGAAAAAATACTGTTATCAATAAAACCAAAACAAAAAATAAGGGCCGAAATAATATTCCGGCCCTTATTCACTATTAATTTGTCTTCGCGGTAATTAGATCCCGAAAGCGAAACTCATGGTCATTGAACCATCCAGTTCAGCATCTTCCGTGATTGGACCGCCCATCGTGGTGGTGCCAGCCAACATTGGGCTCACTGTGATATCAGCCACAAACACTTTACCGGTGCTCTGGGTATTGGCCGCAGATGACCAACCGGTGCGCAGACCAGTGGTCAGACTGGCTGTTGTTGCTGCTGCAAACGTTGATGATGCAGAAGAGAACAAGTTAGACGCTTTTCCGTCTACAGTGCCGTTCTTAATCAGTGCAGTGTAGTAACCGATTTTGCCGGTCGTGTTCACATTACCCAGGCCAAAGTTAGTGGTGGCAACAGCACTGGCAGATGCTGCGCGGTTATCGACGGGCATGAAGTTCAGATAAGTATCAGCATCACAGGTCACCGTCCAAGTTTTCGTCATTGGGGTCAGCGCAGTCGTGGCTGTGCCTGATTTCACTAAAGATGAAGACAATTTACCGAAATCATAAACACCTTCATCTGGAGAAGCGACGGTGCAGCTTGGAACAGTCAGTGTACCGATAACTTTCAATTCAGCTGTCGGAGGAGCGGCATGTGCTGCAGTCATACCCAGAACCAGAGAAGATAAAACAGTCAGACCAATCAGTTGCTTTTTCATGTGTAAGATATCCAAATTCATAATGTAGGGTAAATGAAGATTTGTCTGTCAGCATGTGGATGTAAGCTCTATTTTGAGTTTCATCAAAACATGATCTAGATCAATTTATTTCGTTGGAGTGATTAAACAATAAACAGGCGTGGGCGTATATCGGAATGGAAGTGGACTTGATGTAAGAATATTCCTACGAAATTTTTATCTTATTAAATCCATTATTATCAATGTGTTAATTGTGAAATTAATGCTCAGAAATAATCATTTTTGATGGATCCGAGTGACGAAAAAAGCGGGAGATGGGTATCTGTTTGCTCTACCGCCATCGTGAGTCAGTTATCCTCGATATGAGGGAGAAAATACACGCTTATTAGCATTGGTGTATTCTCTTTTATTTGTGAAAAAATACTGTTATCAATAAAACCAAAACAAAAAATAAGGGCCGAAATAATATTCCGGCCCTTATTCACTATTAATTTGTCTTCGCGGTAATTAGATCCCGAAAGCGAAACTCATGGTCATTGAACCATCCAGTTCAGCATCTTCCGTGATTGGACCGCCCATCGTGGTGGTGCCAGCCAACATTGGGCTCACTGTGATATCAGCCACAAACACTTTACCGGTGCTCTGGGTATTGGCCGCAGATGACCAACCGGTGCGCAGACCAGTGGTCAGACTGGCTGTTGTTGCTGCTGCAAACGTTGATGATGCAGAAGAGAACAAGTTAGACGCTTTTCCGTCTACAGTGCCGTTCTTAATCAGTGCAGTGTAGTAACCGATTTTGCCGGTCGTGTTCACATTACCCAGGCCAAAGTTAGTGGTGGCAACAGCACTGGCAGATGCTGCGCGGTTATCGACGGGCATGAAGTTCAGATAAGTATCAGCATCACAGGTCACCGTCCAAGTTTTCGTCATTGGGGTCAGCGCAGTCGTGGCTGTGCCTGATTTCACTAAAGATGAAGACAATTTACCGAAATCATAAACACCTTCATCTGGAGAAGCGACGGTGCAGCTTGGAACAGTCAGTGTACCGATAACTTTCAATTCAGCTGTCGGAGGAGCGGCATGTGCTGCAGTCATACCCAGAACCAGAGAAGATAAAACAGTCAGACCAATCAGTTGCTTTTTCATGTGTAAGATATCCAAATTCATAATGTAGGGTAAATGAAGATTTGTCTGTCAGCATGTGGATGTAAGCTCTATTTTGAGTTTCATCAAAACATGATCTAGATCAATTTATTTCGTTGGAGTGATTAAACAATAAACAGGCGTGGGCGTATATCGGAATGGAAGTGGACTTGATGTAAGAATATTCCTACGAAATTTTTATCTTATTAAATCCATTATTATCAATGTGTTAATTGTGAAATTAATGCTCAGAAATAATCATTTTTGATGGATCCGAGTGACGAAAAAAGCGGGAGATGGGTATCTGTTTGCTCTACCGCCATCGTGAGTCAGTTATCCTCGATATGAGGGAGAAAATACACGCTTATTAGCATTGGTGTATTCTCTTTTATTTGTGAAAAAATACTGTTATCAATAAAACCAAAACAAAAAATAAGGGCCGAAATAATATTCCGGCCCTTATTCACTATTAATTTGTCTTCGCGGTAATTAGATCCCGAAAGCGAAACTCATGGTCATTGAACCATCCAGTTCAGCATCTTCCGTGATTGGACCGCCCATCGTGGTGGTGCCAGCCAACATTGGGCTCACTGTGATATCAGCCACAAACACTTTACCGGTGCTCTGGGTATTGGCCGCAGATGACCAACCGGTGCGCAGACCAGTGGTCAGACTGGCTGTTGTTGCTGCTGCAAACGTTGATGATGCAGAAGAGAACAAGTTAGACGCTTTTCCGTCTACAGTGCCGTTCTTAATCAGTGCAGTGTAGTAACCGATTTTGCCGGTCGTGTTCACATTACCCAGGCCAAAGTTAGTGGTGGCAACAGCACTGGCAGATGCTGCGCGGTTATCGACGGGCATGAAGTTCAGATAAGTATCAGCATCACAGGTCACCGTCCAAGTTTTCGTCATTGGGGTCAGCGCAGTCGTGGCTGTGCCTGATTTCACTAAAGATGAAGACAATTTACCGAAATCATAAACACCTTCATCTGGAGAAGCGACGGTGCAGCTTGGAACAGTCAGTGTACCGATAACTTTCAATTCAGCTGTCGGAGGAGCGGCATGTGCTGCAGTCATACCCAGAACCAGAGAAGATAAAACAGTCAGACCAATCAGTTGCTTTTTCATGTGTAAGATATCCAAATTCATAATGTAGGGTAAATGAAGATTTGTCTGTCAGCATGTGGATGTAAGCTCTATTTTGAGTTTCATCAAAACATGATCTAGATCAATTTATTTCGTTGGAGTGATTAAACAATAAACAGGCGTGGGCGTATATCGGAATGGAAGTGGACTTGATGTCAGAATATTCTTACTAGACTATTTTTCTAGCGGCTTAATGTATTGGGAATAACCTTTAGTGATTTAAAACTCAAGGGCACCATTCTCTGGCGGCCCCTGAGCATTAGACGAGTATTAACGTGTGACAGGAAGAACAACTTCCGCTTGCACAAAACCGTAGCGGCTCAGTGGGGTGACTTTCACTGAAGTGGGTGAAGACTTAATCGGGAATTGTTTGCTGGTGCCCGGCATAATATACGGGTTACCCAGTGGCACCACTTCATTACTCGGGACTAAAACCACCTGCGGGCCGAGGCGAACAACATGTTTACCCGGGTTTTTAATGGTCAGATTATTGCCGGATGCGGAGAAAACCAGCTCCTCCCAAGGATTTTTAATCTGGGGGACGGCATTGGGTTGGATCAAAAAGCCGATTTCCTGGCGGATAGGCATCACAGTCGCATTGCCCGGCACTTGTTCAACCCCTTCAAATGCAGCTTTGAGCAATACTTCGCTGTCCAGCACGGTGCCTTTTTTCAGCACAAAGTTAACTTGCTGACTTTGGCCGGCATCAATGCGTGTCACTGGTGGTGAAATCAAAATCTGCTTACTGAAATCTTTGCCATCAATATCAATCAGTTTTGTCACCAGCAAAATAGGGTTGGCCGAGGTATTATCAATGGTA contains:
- a CDS encoding fimbria/pilus chaperone family protein, translating into MKNMIVSQRRLNTVASSTVFNRVKAFLVFNLLVLMSCWSVASYASFKLESTTVILKESEGRASFTIDNTSANPILLVTKLIDIDGKDFSKQILISPPVTRIDAGQSQQVNFVLKKGTVLDSEVLLKAAFEGVEQVPGNATVMPIRQEIGFLIQPNAVPQIKNPWEELVFSASGNNLTIKNPGKHVVRLGPQVVLVPSNEVVPLGNPYIMPGTSKQFPIKSSPTSVKVTPLSRYGFVQAEVVLPVTR
- a CDS encoding DUF1120 domain-containing protein — protein: MKKQLIGLTVLSSLVLGMTAAHAAPPTAELKVIGTLTVPSCTVASPDEGVYDFGKLSSSLVKSGTATTALTPMTKTWTVTCDADTYLNFMPVDNRAASASAVATTNFGLGNVNTTGKIGYYTALIKNGTVDGKASNLFSSASSTFAAATTASLTTGLRTGWSSAANTQSTGKVFVADITVSPMLAGTTTMGGPITEDAELDGSMTMSFAFGI